The bacterium DNA window TGGAGGATGGGACCCCGGCCGTCGAGTGCGATGTGCGCCGCACGCGAGACGGCCACCTAGTCGTCATCCACGATCCCACCGTGGACCGGACGACGGACGGCGGGGGCCTCGTCGGATCACTGACTCTCGACGAACTGCGCCGGCTCGACGCGGGTCGATGGTTCGGGCCTGAGTGGGCGGGTCAGCGGCTGCCGCTGTTCGACGAGGTGCTGGAGGCCGTTCGCGGGCGCGCGCTGATCAAGATCGAGATCAAGAACGATCCCGCACCCGCCGAGGGGATCGAGCGCCAGGTTGTCGATGCCGTCCGGCGTCACCAGATGGAGGAGGAGGCGTTCGTGATGTCCTTCGACCATCAGGCCGTCCTTGCTGTGCGAGGCGCGGCCCCGCGGATCGCGACCGGCGTCCTGTACGCTGCACGGCTCGTCGATCCGGTCTCGGCCGCGCGCGCGGCGGACGCCGACGCCCTCTGCGTCCAGTGGGGGTACCTCGATCAGGAGGTCGTCGCGCGGGCCCGCCGCGCCGGGCTCGGGATCTTTACGTGGACCGTCGATGATGAGGAGATGTTTCGGCGATGCCTGGACCTCGGCGTCGACGGCGTGACCTCGAACGACACGCGCCTTATCGCACGGATGGCGCGCGGGTGATGACCGCGCTTCAGCCGGAGGCACGCCCCGTGATGCCGGGGACCGCCGCGACCCCTGCCGGCGTCTGGCGTGAGCCCCGCTCCGCGGGGAGAGGCGAGTTCGTGGCGGCGCTCGGCTACCTCCTCCCGTCGCTCGTCGTTTTCGCGATGTTTGTCTTTTACCCCCTTATCAAGAACCTGCAGCTGAGCTTGTATGAGACGAGTCCTCTTGGAGGGCTGGGCCTGTTCGTCGGGGTGGCCAACTACACCCAGTTGATCCATGACCCCGCGTTCCTGAACAGCCTGCGGGTGAGCTTCCTGTTCGCCCTGTACACGGTTCCGGCCGGCATCCTGCTCGGACTGCCACTCGCCATGCTGGCGAACCGGCGGATCCGAGGGATCGTAATATTCCGGACAGCCTACTCGTTCACGATCGCCGTGAGCATTGCCGCAGCGGCGCTGATCTGGGAGTGGCTGCTCGACCCGAACGTCGGCGTCCTCAACTACCTGCTGAGCTTTCTCCACGTTCACAAAGTCGGGTGGCTCATCGACCCTCGGTTCGCCCTTCCCGCGGTGGCCGCCACGACGGTGTGGAAAGATCTGGGCTTCAACGTGGTGGTGCTGCTCGCGGCGCTCCAGGGGGTCTCGGACGAACTGATCGAGGCGGCGAGGATCGACGGCGCGGGGCGATGGGCCTCGTTCCGTAACGTGGTGGTCCCCGCGATCTCGCCCGCGCTGTTCTTCGTCGGCGTCGTCTCCACGATCAGCGTGCTCCAGTCGTTCGGCCAGGTCAACATCCTGACCCAAGGAGGTCCTGTGGACGCGACCAACGTGATCGTGTACTCGATCTACCGCAACGCGTTCTTCAACTTTAGATTTGGCCTGGCCGCGGCCCAGGCGATGCTGCTGTTCGTTCTGGTGCTGATCTTGACCGGCCTGCAGTTCACCGTGTTCGAGCGGTTCGTGACCTACCAGTGACAGCCCCGACCCCCGTCGCCCAGTCCCGGCCGGCCGCGGCGGTGCCACTCCTCCGCAAGGGCCGGCGTGACCTGCGGCGCATGGCGGCGGACCGCGGGCTCGACCTCCTGATGGTCGCCCTGGCGCTTTTCGTGCTGTTCCCGCTGCTGTACGCGCTCGGCACCAGCCTGAAGACCGCCGCCGAAGTGAACCAGTACCCTCCCACGCTCTGGCCTCATGTTTTCAACGCCGCCAACTACCCGGACGCCTTGCGGGTCGCGCCGATCGCCCGGTTCCTCCTCAACTCGTTCATTCAGTCCGGGGCGGTGACCATAGGCCAGATCGTCACGGCGGCCCTCGCCGCCTTCGCATTCAGCTTCATCGAATTCCCGGGACGGCAGGCGCTCTTCTTCCTCTTCCTCTCCACCTTGATGATCCCGGCCGAGGTCACCTTGATCCCCAACTATCTGACGGTGCGAAGCCTGGGCTGGCTCAACAGCTATCCAGCCCTCGTCGCCCCGTTCCTGGCGACCGCGTTTGGGACATTCCTCCTCCGCCAGTTTTTCCTGACCGTTCCCCGGGAGCTGTGGGATGCGGCGCGGATCGACGGGTGCTCCCGGCGCCGCTTTTTGGTGCAGATTCTCGCCCCGCTCGCGCGTCCGGCGTTCGCGACGCTGGCGATCTATGCGTTCCTCTCGACCTGGAACCAGTACCTCTGGCCCCTGCTGGTGATCAACTCACAGCAGATGCGGACGGTCCAGATCGGCCTCGCGATCCTGCAATCGCAGGAATCGGTGTCGTGGAGCCTCGTGATGGCGGGGATCGTGTTGATCGTCGCCCCCACGATCTTCTTGT harbors:
- a CDS encoding glycerophosphodiester phosphodiesterase family protein, yielding EDGTPAVECDVRRTRDGHLVVIHDPTVDRTTDGGGLVGSLTLDELRRLDAGRWFGPEWAGQRLPLFDEVLEAVRGRALIKIEIKNDPAPAEGIERQVVDAVRRHQMEEEAFVMSFDHQAVLAVRGAAPRIATGVLYAARLVDPVSAARAADADALCVQWGYLDQEVVARARRAGLGIFTWTVDDEEMFRRCLDLGVDGVTSNDTRLIARMARG
- a CDS encoding sugar ABC transporter permease, with product MTALQPEARPVMPGTAATPAGVWREPRSAGRGEFVAALGYLLPSLVVFAMFVFYPLIKNLQLSLYETSPLGGLGLFVGVANYTQLIHDPAFLNSLRVSFLFALYTVPAGILLGLPLAMLANRRIRGIVIFRTAYSFTIAVSIAAAALIWEWLLDPNVGVLNYLLSFLHVHKVGWLIDPRFALPAVAATTVWKDLGFNVVVLLAALQGVSDELIEAARIDGAGRWASFRNVVVPAISPALFFVGVVSTISVLQSFGQVNILTQGGPVDATNVIVYSIYRNAFFNFRFGLAAAQAMLLFVLVLILTGLQFTVFERFVTYQ
- a CDS encoding carbohydrate ABC transporter permease, which produces MTAPTPVAQSRPAAAVPLLRKGRRDLRRMAADRGLDLLMVALALFVLFPLLYALGTSLKTAAEVNQYPPTLWPHVFNAANYPDALRVAPIARFLLNSFIQSGAVTIGQIVTAALAAFAFSFIEFPGRQALFFLFLSTLMIPAEVTLIPNYLTVRSLGWLNSYPALVAPFLATAFGTFLLRQFFLTVPRELWDAARIDGCSRRRFLVQILAPLARPAFATLAIYAFLSTWNQYLWPLLVINSQQMRTVQIGLAILQSQESVSWSLVMAGIVLIVAPTIFLFLIGYRHVVRGLTAGAVKG